The following are from one region of the Klebsiella aerogenes genome:
- a CDS encoding methyl-accepting chemotaxis protein, translating to MFNRIRISTSLFLLLISFCVMQLISTGLSYVALRADNHNLERITVSSQQRDALSLSWVSLLQARNTLNRAGTRAALKVPQEQVDALMGGARSSLQKADLYFNQFLDTPRADEQEQQLADATRDSYGQLRTALRELIVFLENRNLQAFMDQPTQKIQDRFEADFVQYLQLAKATTDEASASSQQAYGWSIWLVAGAVLMLLVVTASAMWWLRTMLVQPLNIIRGHFERIASGDLSAPVQVYGRNEISQLFASLQRMQQSLIGTVGAVRDGAESILIGLQEIAEGNNDLSSRTEQQAASLEETAASMEQLTATVKQNADNARQASQLARDASSTAAKGGELADDVVTTMHDIANSSQKIGAITSVIDGIAFQTNILALNAAVEAARAGEQGRGFAVVAGEVRNLASRSAQAAKEIKLLIDESVSRVKHGSVLVENSGATMQDIVRSVTRVTDIMGEIASASDEQSRGIEQVTQAVTQMDQVTQQNAALVVESASAASALEEQAITLADAVAVFRLADDNFVAPENGASAASSSLKESQDCQTA from the coding sequence ATGTTTAACCGAATCCGTATCTCTACCAGTCTTTTCCTGCTGCTGATCTCCTTTTGCGTGATGCAATTGATTAGCACCGGGCTCTCTTACGTCGCGCTGCGCGCCGACAACCATAATCTTGAACGTATTACCGTCAGCAGCCAGCAGCGCGATGCGCTCAGCCTCAGTTGGGTATCGCTGCTGCAGGCGCGCAATACCCTCAACCGCGCCGGTACCCGCGCGGCGCTGAAGGTGCCGCAGGAGCAGGTCGACGCGCTGATGGGCGGCGCCCGCAGCTCGCTGCAAAAAGCGGACCTCTATTTCAACCAGTTCCTCGACACGCCGCGGGCGGATGAGCAGGAACAACAGTTGGCCGATGCCACCCGCGACAGCTACGGGCAGCTGCGTACGGCGCTGCGCGAGCTGATCGTGTTCCTCGAAAACCGCAACCTGCAGGCCTTCATGGACCAACCGACGCAGAAAATACAGGACCGCTTCGAGGCGGATTTTGTGCAGTATCTGCAGTTGGCGAAAGCGACGACCGATGAGGCCAGCGCCTCCAGCCAGCAGGCCTACGGCTGGTCAATCTGGCTGGTTGCCGGCGCGGTACTGATGCTGCTGGTGGTCACCGCCAGCGCGATGTGGTGGCTACGGACCATGCTGGTGCAGCCGCTGAATATTATTCGCGGTCATTTTGAACGTATCGCCAGCGGCGATCTGTCCGCGCCGGTGCAGGTGTATGGCCGCAATGAAATCAGCCAGCTGTTTGCCAGCCTGCAGCGCATGCAGCAATCGCTGATTGGCACCGTCGGCGCGGTACGCGACGGCGCGGAGTCGATTCTCATCGGTCTGCAGGAGATTGCCGAAGGCAACAACGATCTCTCTTCGCGTACCGAGCAGCAGGCGGCCTCGCTGGAAGAAACCGCCGCCAGCATGGAGCAACTGACGGCGACGGTGAAACAGAACGCCGACAACGCCCGCCAGGCGTCGCAGCTGGCGCGTGATGCCTCCTCAACCGCCGCCAAAGGCGGCGAGCTGGCGGATGACGTGGTCACCACCATGCACGATATCGCCAACAGTTCGCAAAAAATCGGCGCCATTACCAGCGTCATCGACGGCATCGCTTTTCAGACCAATATCCTGGCGCTCAACGCGGCGGTGGAAGCGGCGCGCGCTGGCGAACAGGGGCGCGGTTTCGCGGTGGTTGCCGGAGAAGTACGTAACCTGGCGAGCCGCAGCGCTCAGGCGGCAAAAGAAATTAAGTTGCTGATCGATGAATCCGTCAGCCGCGTCAAACACGGCTCGGTGCTGGTGGAAAACTCCGGTGCCACTATGCAGGACATCGTGCGTTCAGTGACCCGGGTGACCGACATTATGGGGGAAATCGCTTCCGCTTCCGATGAGCAAAGTCGCGGTATCGAGCAGGTGACCCAGGCGGTCACCCAGATGGATCAGGTCACGCAACAGAACGCCGCCCTGGTGGTGGAATCAGCTTCCGCCGCTTCTGCGCTGGAAGAGCAGGCCATTACCCTGGCCGATGCGGTGGCGGTATTCCGTCTGGCGGACGACAACTTCGTCGCGCCGGAAAACGGCGCCAGCGCCGCTTCATCCTCGCTAAAGGAGAGTCAGGATTGTCAAACCGCATAA
- the flhB gene encoding flagellar biosynthesis protein FlhB, which produces MAEDSDLEKSEAPTAHRLEKAREEGQIPRSRELTSVLMLVAGLAIILMSGSNITRQLSEMLIQGLHFDHGMVSNDKQMLRQLGMLLRQAVLALLPVMAGLVLVALAAPMLLGGILFSAKSLKFDLKRLNPLSGFKRMFSTQVLAELLKGILKATLVGWVTGLYLWHNWAAMLHLMTQQPLDALANALQMILYCGFLVVLGLTPMVAFDVFYQLWSHFKKLKMTKQDIRDEFKDQEGDPHVKGRIRQQQRAIAQRRMMADVPKADVIVTNPTHYAVALQYNDKKMSAPKVLAKGAGEIALRIRELGAEHRIPMLEAPPLARALYRHSDIGQHIPATLYAAVAEVLAWVYQLRRWRREGGLIPKKPQRLPVPEALDFARESDSDG; this is translated from the coding sequence TTGGCCGAAGATAGCGATCTGGAAAAAAGCGAAGCCCCCACCGCCCACCGGTTGGAGAAGGCGCGCGAAGAGGGCCAGATCCCGCGATCGCGCGAGCTGACGTCGGTACTGATGCTGGTGGCGGGGCTCGCCATCATCCTGATGTCCGGCAGCAACATCACCCGCCAACTTTCCGAGATGCTGATTCAGGGCCTGCACTTTGACCACGGGATGGTCAGCAATGACAAACAGATGCTGCGTCAGCTGGGAATGCTGCTGCGGCAGGCGGTACTGGCGCTGCTGCCGGTGATGGCCGGACTGGTGCTGGTGGCGCTCGCCGCGCCGATGCTGCTCGGCGGTATTTTGTTCAGCGCTAAGTCGCTCAAATTCGATCTGAAGCGGCTGAATCCGCTCTCCGGGTTTAAGCGTATGTTTTCGACCCAGGTGCTGGCCGAATTGCTGAAAGGGATCCTCAAAGCCACGCTGGTCGGCTGGGTCACCGGGTTGTACCTGTGGCACAACTGGGCGGCAATGCTGCATCTGATGACCCAGCAACCGCTCGATGCGTTGGCTAATGCACTGCAAATGATCCTCTACTGCGGTTTTCTGGTGGTGCTCGGGCTGACGCCGATGGTGGCGTTTGATGTGTTTTACCAGCTGTGGAGCCACTTCAAAAAGCTGAAGATGACCAAACAGGATATCCGCGACGAATTCAAAGACCAGGAAGGTGATCCGCATGTCAAAGGACGTATTCGCCAGCAGCAGCGGGCGATCGCTCAGCGGCGGATGATGGCCGATGTGCCGAAAGCGGACGTGATTGTGACCAACCCGACGCACTACGCCGTGGCCCTGCAGTACAACGATAAAAAAATGAGCGCGCCGAAAGTGCTGGCCAAAGGGGCGGGGGAGATTGCGCTACGCATCCGCGAGCTGGGGGCGGAACATCGCATCCCGATGCTCGAAGCGCCGCCGCTGGCCCGCGCGCTCTACCGCCATAGCGACATTGGACAACATATTCCCGCCACCCTGTATGCCGCGGTCGCCGAAGTGCTGGCCTGGGTCTATCAACTGCGCCGCTGGCGACGCGAGGGCGGCCTGATCCCGAAAAAACCTCAACGTTTACCGGTGCCGGAAGCACTGGATTTTGCAAGAGAGAGTGACTCTGATGGCTAA
- the cheY gene encoding chemotaxis response regulator CheY, with translation MADKNLRFLVVDDFSTMRRIIRNLLKELGFNNVEEAEDGADALNKLRASSFDFVVSDWNMPNIDGLELLQTIRADGALAALPVLMVTAEAKKENIIAAAQAGASGYVVKPFTAATLEEKLNKIFEKLGM, from the coding sequence ATGGCAGATAAGAATCTCCGTTTTCTGGTTGTCGACGACTTTTCCACCATGCGTCGCATCATCAGAAATTTGCTTAAAGAGCTCGGCTTCAACAACGTGGAAGAGGCGGAAGATGGCGCGGATGCGCTGAATAAGCTGCGCGCCAGCAGCTTTGATTTCGTGGTTTCCGACTGGAATATGCCGAACATCGATGGCCTTGAGCTGCTGCAGACCATTCGCGCCGACGGCGCGCTGGCGGCGCTGCCGGTATTGATGGTGACGGCGGAAGCGAAAAAAGAAAATATTATTGCCGCCGCGCAGGCGGGCGCCAGCGGCTATGTGGTGAAACCTTTTACGGCGGCGACGCTGGAAGAAAAGCTCAACAAGATTTTCGAAAAATTGGGCATGTAA
- a CDS encoding chemotaxis response regulator protein-glutamate methylesterase: protein MSKIRVLCVDDSALMRQLMTEIVNGHTDMEMVAVAPDPLVARDLIKKFNPQVLTLDVEMPRMDGLDFLEKLMRLRPMPVVMVSSLTGKGSEITLRALELGAVDFVTKPQLGIREGMLAYSELIAEKIRTAARARLPQRAAGQPPAILSHGPLLSSEKLIAIGASTGGTEAIRQVLQPLPATSPALLITQHMPPGFTRSFAERLNKLCQITVKEAEDGERVLPGYAYIAPGDRHLELARSGANYQVKLHDGPPVNRHRPSVEVLFRSVARHAGRNAVGVILTGMGNDGAQGMLEMHRAGAYTLAQSEASCVVFGMPREAIASGGVSEVVELERMSQRMLAQIAGGQALRI, encoded by the coding sequence ATGAGTAAAATCAGAGTGTTATGTGTCGACGATTCGGCTCTGATGCGCCAGTTGATGACCGAAATCGTCAATGGCCACACTGATATGGAAATGGTGGCGGTCGCGCCAGACCCGCTGGTCGCACGCGATCTGATCAAAAAATTTAACCCGCAGGTGCTGACGCTGGACGTCGAAATGCCGCGGATGGACGGCCTCGATTTCCTTGAAAAGCTGATGCGGCTGCGGCCGATGCCGGTAGTCATGGTGTCATCTCTGACCGGTAAAGGTTCGGAAATTACCCTGCGCGCGCTGGAGCTGGGGGCGGTGGATTTTGTCACCAAACCGCAGCTTGGCATTCGCGAAGGCATGTTGGCCTACAGCGAACTGATCGCTGAAAAAATTCGCACCGCCGCCCGGGCGCGGCTGCCGCAGCGCGCCGCCGGACAGCCGCCGGCTATCTTAAGCCACGGCCCGCTGCTGAGCAGCGAGAAGCTGATCGCCATCGGCGCGTCCACCGGCGGCACCGAAGCGATTCGCCAGGTGCTGCAGCCGCTGCCCGCCACCAGTCCGGCGCTGCTAATCACCCAACATATGCCGCCGGGGTTCACCCGTTCGTTCGCGGAGCGGCTGAACAAGCTGTGCCAAATCACGGTGAAAGAGGCGGAAGACGGCGAGCGCGTGCTGCCGGGGTATGCCTATATCGCGCCGGGGGATCGCCATCTGGAGCTGGCGCGCAGCGGGGCCAATTATCAGGTCAAGCTGCACGACGGCCCGCCGGTGAATCGCCACCGTCCGTCGGTGGAGGTGCTGTTTCGCTCGGTTGCCCGCCACGCCGGGCGTAATGCAGTGGGGGTGATCCTCACCGGGATGGGCAACGACGGCGCGCAGGGGATGCTGGAAATGCACCGTGCCGGGGCTTACACCCTGGCGCAGAGCGAAGCGAGCTGCGTGGTGTTCGGCATGCCGCGCGAGGCCATCGCCAGTGGCGGGGTTAGCGAAGTGGTTGAACTGGAACGCATGAGCCAACGCATGCTGGCGCAGATAGCCGGCGGTCAGGCGCTGCGAATTTAA
- a CDS encoding methyl-accepting chemotaxis protein: protein MFNRIKVVTSLLLVLVLFGALQLISGGLFFSSLKSDKENFTVLQTIRQQQLLLSESRVDLLQARNSLNRAGIRYMMDTNKIGSGATIDELLGKAKEELARADRNYTAYEKIPQDPRQDPQATEKLKQQYGILYGALSELIQLLGEGKINAFFDQPTQKYQDDFEQTYNAYLQQNGKLYQIAVDGSNSSYNSAIWTLIVVIIVVLAAIVGVWMGIHHILVRPLNRMIEHIKRIASGDLTQPIPVTSRNEIGVLAASLRHMQNELIETVSGVRQGADAIYSGASEIAAGNNDLSSRTEQQAASLEETAASMEQLTATVKQNAENARQASQLALSASETAQKGGKVVANVVETMHDIASSSQKIADITGVIDGIAFQTNILALNAAVEAARAGEQGRGFAVVAGEVRNLAQRSAQAAKEIKALIEDSVNRVDMGSVLVESAGDTMGDIVNAVTRVTDIMGEIASASDEQSRGIDQVGQAVAEMDRVTQQNASLVEESASAAAALEEQASLLTQSVAVFRLKAEGQDEFKAPTAHKAAPAAIATHKKTSASDYQDNWETF, encoded by the coding sequence ATGTTTAATCGTATTAAGGTCGTCACCAGTCTTTTGTTAGTGCTGGTGCTATTTGGCGCATTGCAGCTGATATCAGGCGGGTTGTTTTTCTCGTCGCTGAAAAGCGACAAAGAAAACTTTACCGTCCTGCAAACCATCCGTCAGCAGCAGTTGCTGCTGAGTGAAAGCCGGGTCGACCTGCTGCAGGCGCGCAACTCCCTGAACCGCGCAGGGATCCGCTACATGATGGATACCAACAAAATCGGCAGCGGCGCGACTATCGACGAACTGCTGGGGAAAGCGAAAGAAGAGCTGGCGCGCGCCGATCGCAACTACACCGCCTATGAAAAAATTCCGCAGGACCCGCGCCAGGATCCGCAGGCGACGGAAAAGCTGAAGCAGCAGTACGGCATTCTGTACGGCGCGCTGTCTGAGCTGATCCAACTGCTGGGCGAGGGCAAAATCAACGCTTTCTTCGATCAGCCGACGCAAAAATACCAGGACGATTTCGAGCAGACCTATAACGCTTATCTGCAACAAAACGGCAAGCTGTATCAGATCGCCGTTGACGGCAGCAACAGTTCTTATAACTCGGCTATCTGGACCTTAATCGTAGTCATCATTGTGGTGCTGGCGGCGATCGTTGGTGTCTGGATGGGCATTCACCATATTCTGGTGCGTCCGCTTAACCGCATGATTGAACACATCAAACGTATTGCCTCCGGCGACCTGACCCAGCCGATCCCGGTGACCAGCCGTAACGAAATCGGCGTGCTGGCGGCGAGCCTCAGGCACATGCAGAACGAGCTTATCGAAACGGTGAGCGGCGTGCGTCAGGGCGCGGATGCTATCTATAGCGGCGCGTCGGAAATTGCCGCCGGCAACAACGATCTCTCGTCGCGTACCGAGCAGCAGGCGGCATCGCTGGAAGAGACCGCGGCCAGCATGGAACAGCTGACGGCGACGGTGAAACAGAACGCCGAAAACGCCCGTCAGGCCAGCCAGCTGGCGCTGAGCGCCTCCGAAACCGCGCAGAAGGGCGGCAAAGTGGTGGCCAACGTGGTGGAAACCATGCACGACATCGCCAGCAGCTCGCAGAAGATTGCCGATATTACCGGCGTGATCGACGGCATTGCCTTCCAGACTAACATCCTGGCGCTCAATGCCGCGGTGGAAGCGGCGCGCGCTGGTGAACAGGGCCGCGGCTTCGCGGTAGTGGCGGGGGAAGTACGCAACCTGGCGCAGCGCAGCGCCCAGGCGGCAAAAGAGATCAAAGCGCTGATCGAAGATTCGGTCAACCGCGTGGATATGGGCTCGGTGCTGGTGGAAAGCGCTGGCGACACCATGGGCGATATCGTCAATGCGGTCACCCGCGTGACTGACATCATGGGCGAAATCGCGTCTGCCTCCGATGAGCAAAGTCGCGGTATCGATCAGGTCGGCCAGGCGGTAGCGGAAATGGATCGCGTCACCCAGCAGAACGCCTCGCTGGTGGAAGAGTCCGCCTCCGCCGCCGCCGCGCTGGAGGAGCAGGCCAGCCTGCTGACCCAGTCGGTCGCCGTCTTCCGTCTGAAGGCCGAAGGGCAGGATGAGTTTAAAGCGCCGACCGCGCATAAAGCCGCGCCTGCCGCCATCGCTACGCATAAAAAAACCAGCGCCAGCGACTACCAGGATAACTGGGAGACGTTCTAG
- the cheZ gene encoding protein phosphatase CheZ: MREIPMPASDAATAGEIISRIGQLTRMLRDSMRELGLDQAIAQAAEAIPDARDRLDYVVTMTAQAAERALSCVEAAQPRQAELESGASALKSRWDAWFANPIELDDARTLVTDTREYLDQVPDHTAFTNVQLMEIMMAQDFQDLTGQVIKRMMDVVQEIEKQLLMVLMENMPEQPVKEKRANDSLLNGPQLDQNGVGVIANQAQVDDLLDSLGF, translated from the coding sequence ATGAGAGAGATTCCAATGCCTGCCAGCGATGCAGCGACCGCGGGGGAGATTATCTCCCGTATCGGCCAGCTTACCCGCATGCTGCGCGACAGCATGCGCGAGCTGGGGCTCGATCAGGCGATTGCCCAGGCGGCCGAGGCGATCCCGGATGCCCGCGACCGCCTTGATTACGTTGTCACCATGACGGCGCAGGCAGCGGAACGGGCATTGAGCTGCGTGGAGGCGGCGCAGCCGCGCCAGGCCGAGCTGGAGTCCGGCGCCAGCGCGCTGAAATCGCGCTGGGATGCGTGGTTCGCCAATCCGATCGAACTGGATGACGCGCGCACGCTGGTGACCGATACCCGCGAGTATCTGGATCAGGTGCCGGATCATACCGCTTTTACCAACGTCCAACTGATGGAAATCATGATGGCGCAGGATTTCCAGGACCTGACCGGTCAGGTGATTAAGCGCATGATGGACGTGGTGCAGGAGATCGAAAAACAGCTGCTGATGGTGTTGATGGAAAACATGCCGGAGCAGCCGGTCAAAGAGAAACGGGCCAACGATAGCCTGCTCAACGGCCCGCAGCTCGATCAGAACGGCGTCGGCGTCATCGCCAACCAGGCGCAGGTCGATGATTTACTCGACAGCCTCGGTTTCTGA
- the cheW gene encoding chemotaxis protein CheW: MAGLATVSKLAGETVGQEFLIFTLGNEEYGIDILKVQEIRGYDQVTRIANTPDFIKGVTNLRGVIVPIIDLRVKFAQQGVSYDENTVVIVLNFGQRVVGIVVDGVSDVLSLTAEQIRPAPEFAVTLATEYLTGLGALGERMLILVDIEKLLSSEEMALVDNVAKSH; the protein is encoded by the coding sequence ATGGCAGGATTAGCAACCGTCAGCAAATTGGCTGGCGAAACGGTAGGTCAGGAGTTTTTAATTTTTACCCTCGGCAATGAAGAGTACGGCATCGATATCCTGAAAGTGCAGGAGATCCGCGGCTATGATCAGGTGACGCGCATTGCCAACACCCCGGATTTCATCAAGGGGGTGACCAACCTGCGCGGGGTGATCGTGCCGATTATCGACCTGCGAGTTAAATTCGCCCAGCAGGGCGTTTCTTATGATGAAAACACGGTGGTGATCGTGCTTAACTTCGGCCAGCGAGTGGTCGGCATCGTGGTCGATGGCGTCTCTGATGTGCTGTCATTGACCGCCGAGCAAATCCGCCCGGCGCCGGAGTTCGCGGTGACGCTGGCGACCGAGTACCTCACCGGTCTCGGCGCGCTCGGCGAGCGTATGCTGATCCTCGTGGATATCGAAAAACTGCTCAGCAGCGAAGAGATGGCGCTGGTCGATAACGTCGCCAAAAGCCATTAA
- the cheA gene encoding chemotaxis protein CheA, producing MSMDISAFYQTFFDEADELLADMEQHLLELDPQAPDIEPLNAIFRAAHSIKGGAATFGFSVLQETTHLLENLLDGARREEMRLSTEIINLFLETKDIMQEQLDAYKTSQSPDAESFDYICQALRQLALEAQQQDAPVAQPIAPPPAAPQPAPTAIAGGLRVSLTGLKANEIPLMLEELGNLGEVQDPQQTGNSLEVTLLTTASEDDISAVLCFVLEPEQISFTTPPPAAATPLPALQMAETPVAAPVVQPAPATVESPKAPRAKASESTSIRVAVEKVDQLINLVGELVITQSMLAQRSGSLDPVTHGDLLNSMSQLERNARDLQESVMSIRMMPMEYVFSRYPRLVRDLAGKLNKQVELTLQGSSTELDKSLIERIIDPLTHLVRNSLDHGIEDQQTRLAAGKSAMGNLILSAEHQGGNICIEVIDDGAGLNREKILAKAAAQGLAVSDSMSDEEVGMLIFAPGFSTAEQVTDVSGRGVGMDVVKRNIQEMGGHVEIRSRAGKGTSIRILLPLTLAILDGMSVKVNEEVFILPLNAVMESLQPQAEDLHPMAGGERMLQVRGEYLPLVELYRVFDVSGAKTEATQGIVVILQSAGRRYALLVDQLIGQHQVVVKNLESNYRKVPGISAATILGDGSVALIVDVSALQMLNREKLLSVAAA from the coding sequence ATGAGCATGGATATTAGCGCTTTTTATCAGACCTTTTTTGATGAAGCAGACGAGCTGCTGGCAGACATGGAACAACACCTGCTGGAGCTGGATCCGCAGGCCCCCGATATCGAGCCGCTGAACGCTATTTTTCGCGCGGCGCACTCGATCAAGGGCGGCGCGGCGACCTTTGGCTTTTCCGTATTGCAGGAAACCACTCACCTGCTGGAGAACCTGCTCGACGGCGCCCGGCGTGAAGAAATGCGCCTGAGCACCGAAATTATCAACCTGTTTCTGGAAACCAAAGACATTATGCAGGAGCAACTGGACGCCTATAAAACTTCGCAGTCGCCGGACGCCGAGAGCTTTGACTACATCTGCCAGGCGCTGCGCCAGCTGGCGCTGGAAGCGCAGCAACAAGATGCGCCCGTCGCTCAGCCAATTGCGCCGCCGCCTGCTGCCCCACAGCCTGCGCCGACGGCCATCGCCGGCGGATTGCGCGTGAGCTTGACCGGGCTGAAGGCCAATGAAATCCCGCTCATGCTGGAAGAGCTTGGTAACCTCGGCGAGGTGCAGGATCCGCAGCAAACCGGGAACAGCCTGGAGGTCACATTGCTGACCACCGCCAGCGAAGATGACATCAGCGCGGTTCTGTGTTTTGTGCTTGAGCCGGAACAAATCAGCTTTACCACGCCGCCGCCGGCCGCCGCGACACCACTTCCGGCACTCCAAATGGCAGAGACGCCTGTTGCGGCACCGGTTGTACAACCTGCGCCTGCGACCGTTGAGTCGCCAAAGGCGCCGCGGGCGAAGGCCAGCGAATCGACCAGTATCCGCGTGGCGGTCGAAAAAGTTGACCAACTGATTAACCTTGTCGGCGAACTGGTGATCACCCAGTCGATGCTGGCGCAGCGCTCCGGCAGTCTGGATCCGGTGACTCACGGCGATCTGCTCAATAGCATGAGTCAGCTGGAACGCAACGCCCGCGACCTGCAGGAATCGGTGATGTCGATTCGCATGATGCCGATGGAATATGTTTTCAGCCGCTACCCGCGTCTGGTGCGGGATCTGGCCGGTAAGCTCAATAAGCAGGTAGAACTCACGCTGCAGGGCAGCTCCACTGAGCTCGATAAGAGCCTGATTGAGCGCATTATCGACCCGCTGACCCATCTGGTGCGCAATAGCCTCGATCACGGCATTGAAGATCAGCAGACCCGTCTGGCGGCGGGCAAGTCGGCGATGGGCAACCTGATCCTTTCCGCTGAACATCAGGGCGGCAATATCTGTATCGAAGTGATTGATGACGGAGCGGGGCTCAATCGCGAGAAAATTCTCGCCAAAGCGGCGGCGCAGGGGCTGGCGGTGAGCGACAGCATGAGCGATGAAGAGGTCGGGATGCTGATTTTTGCCCCGGGCTTCTCCACGGCGGAGCAGGTCACTGATGTGTCGGGCCGCGGTGTCGGCATGGACGTGGTGAAACGCAATATCCAGGAGATGGGCGGCCACGTGGAGATCCGTTCCCGCGCGGGTAAAGGCACCTCGATTCGCATTTTGCTGCCGCTGACCCTGGCGATCCTCGATGGCATGTCGGTGAAGGTCAATGAAGAGGTCTTTATTTTGCCGCTCAATGCGGTGATGGAATCGCTGCAGCCGCAAGCCGAAGACCTGCATCCGATGGCTGGCGGCGAGCGCATGCTGCAGGTCCGCGGCGAATATCTGCCGCTGGTTGAGCTCTACCGGGTGTTTGACGTCAGCGGGGCGAAAACCGAGGCCACCCAGGGCATCGTGGTGATCCTGCAAAGCGCCGGTCGCCGCTATGCGCTGCTGGTGGATCAGCTGATTGGCCAGCATCAGGTGGTGGTGAAAAACCTGGAAAGCAACTACCGCAAAGTGCCGGGAATTTCCGCGGCGACGATCCTCGGCGACGGCAGCGTGGCGCTGATTGTCGACGTATCGGCGCTGCAAATGCTCAATCGTGAAAAGCTGCTGAGCGTAGCGGCCGCATAA
- the cheR gene encoding protein-glutamate O-methyltransferase CheR: MKQASSTVHRDGGSVLAQMAQRLPLSDVHFRRISQLIYQRAGIVLAAHKREMVYNRLVRRLRLLGLNDFGDYLARLEGDPHSAEWQAFINALTTNLTAFFREAHHFPILAEHARSRPGSYSVWSTAASTGEEPYSIAITLGDALGERLSSSQIWASDIDTQVLEKAEAGIYRHEGLRTLTPAQMQRYFLRGTGPHQGLVRVRQELATRVNFQPLNLLAPEWALPGPFDAIFCRNVMIYFDKPTQERILRRFVPLLKPGGLLFAGHSENFSQISRDFYLRGQTVYGLTKEK; the protein is encoded by the coding sequence ATGAAGCAGGCATCGTCAACGGTTCACCGTGACGGCGGATCGGTGCTGGCGCAGATGGCCCAGCGCCTGCCGCTGTCCGACGTCCATTTTCGCCGCATTAGCCAGCTGATTTATCAGCGTGCCGGGATCGTCCTGGCGGCGCATAAGCGCGAGATGGTCTACAACCGGTTGGTGCGCCGCCTACGCCTGCTGGGGCTCAACGACTTCGGCGACTATCTGGCGCGACTGGAAGGTGACCCACACAGCGCCGAGTGGCAGGCGTTTATCAACGCGCTCACCACCAACCTGACGGCGTTCTTTCGCGAGGCGCACCACTTCCCGATACTGGCTGAACATGCGCGTTCGCGCCCGGGAAGCTATAGCGTGTGGAGCACCGCCGCCTCTACCGGCGAAGAGCCGTATTCGATCGCCATCACGCTCGGCGATGCGCTGGGAGAACGCCTCAGCAGCAGCCAGATATGGGCCAGCGATATCGACACCCAGGTACTGGAAAAAGCCGAAGCAGGTATTTATCGCCATGAAGGCCTGCGCACTCTGACGCCGGCCCAGATGCAGCGTTATTTCCTGCGCGGCACCGGGCCGCATCAGGGGCTGGTACGCGTGCGTCAGGAGCTGGCGACGCGGGTCAATTTCCAACCGTTGAATCTGCTGGCGCCGGAGTGGGCGCTACCGGGGCCGTTCGACGCGATATTTTGTCGCAACGTGATGATCTATTTCGATAAGCCGACGCAGGAGCGCATCCTGCGCCGCTTTGTCCCCTTGCTTAAACCGGGGGGGCTGCTCTTTGCCGGTCACTCCGAGAATTTCAGCCAGATCAGCCGGGATTTCTACCTGCGTGGACAGACCGTGTATGGGCTGACCAAGGAGAAGTGA